The window ACCGGTCGTACGACGTCGTCGAACCGGGGAGAGAAGACCTGGGGCCGGAACTCGACCACGGCCTCATGTCCCTGCTCGACGGGGTCTGAGCTCAGTGGGTCTCGATGGGCGTCAGTACACGCGTGCCGGTCTGGCGGTAGATCACCGAACTGCGAAAGTTCACCACCTCGCGGCGGGCGCTGAAGCGGTCCATGAGGAAGGCGTGCAGGTGCTCGATGTCCGGGACGGCCACGTGGACGAGGAAGTCGTCGTCGCCGGAGACCACGAAGACCGAGACGACCTCGGGGAGCTGGGTCAGGTAGCTCTCGAAGTCGTAGATCACCTCGCGGCTCAGCGGACGCAGCCGGGCGAAGACCAGGGCCTGGAGCGAGCGGCCCAACAGGCGTGGCTGTACGGCCGCGTGGTAGCCCGTGATCACGCCGCGGGCGCGCAGGGCACGGACCCGTTCCAGGCAGGTGGAGGGTGCGATGCCGACCCGGCGGGCGAGTTCGCGGTTGGTGAGCCGTGCATCGCGCTGGAGATGGGTGAGGATCGCCGAATCAGTGTCGTCCATGGCCGTCATTCTTCCCGGGGTTCCGAATTTGGTTCGGCCGGGCCACCCAACTCCCGTACCACGCCCTAGATTTCCCTCGTCCGTCGGACCGAAGGGAGCCCTCGTCGATGACGACCGCCGCCGCTCGCCCCATCGCTCGGCCTGAGGGCCGACCCGTCGATCGGGCCTTCCAGACTGTCGACCAGGCCGTCGACCACTACGACCGCTTTCTCGCCGAGCACTACACCTGGATGCTCGGCGGCGATCTCGACGCGCTCGCCGCGGTGCAGCGCGTCTCCCTCTCGGGGTGGGGTGTGACTCCGGATTCGGCGTCCTGTCCGGCGGCCGGATCGCTCGCCGTGGATCTGGGGTGCGGGCCGGGACACGCGAGCCTCGCGCTGGCCGGTCTGGGCTTCGACTCCGTCCTCGCGGTCGATCTGAGCCGGCCGCTGCTGAGCGAACTCGCCGCGCACGCCGCCCAGGTGCCGGCCGTGCGGGCGGTGCGGGCGGATGTGCGGACCGCGTTGCGGGAGCTGGTGCGGCCGGGGTCGGCGGGGGCGGTCGTATGCCTCGGTGACACGCTGACCCATCTGCCGACCCGAGGGGATGTGGCCGCCCTCTTCGCCGACGTCGCCGCCGCGCTCGCGCCCGGTGGGACGGCCGTGTTCGCCTACCGCGACCTGACGGTGCCGCTCACGGGCACCGACCGTTTCCTTCCGGTCCGGGCCACCGAGGACCGGATCATGACCTGCTTCCTGGAGTACCCGGACGACTACGACGACTACACGGTCGTCGTGCACGACCTGATCCACACCCGCGACACCCCTGACTCCGACTGGACTCTCACCGCCCGCAGTTACCGCAAACTGCGGCTTTCCCACACGTGGGTGGTGGAACAGCTCGGGACGGCCGGGCTGCGCGTCAGGCACGAGGAGAGCGGGCCGGGTGGCATGCGGACGGTCGTACTAGAGCGCGGGACGTGAGAAGGCCCAGGTCGGAAAGCCCAAGTCAGAAAGCCCAGGCCACAAGGCCCAGGTCAGAACCTGTCCGACCTGGGCCTTCTCATCTCCTGCAAGGTCACCGCGGATACAGAAGCGGGCGACCGGGACGCCCGGGAACTCCTTGGGGCCGGGGCCGTCATAACCCGGCAGTCATAAACGGTTTGTCCCGCGAAATCGGCTCGCCCTACAGTGAGTTGACTTCGACGAGACGTTCCCCTGGAAAGAAGCCGCAGAGCGGGAGCGTCCCACCTCACTGACGATCACTGAGGTGCCGGAGGGGCGGCAGCTGTCTTTGTCGACCCCTCTTCTCGGAGGCCCCTTCGTGAACGTCCGTATGAACGTCGGTATGAACGTAGGCATCGGCCTGCCCATCGGCGACCCCATCACCCTGCTCACCTGGGCCCGGCGCGCCGACGCCGGTCCCTTCAGCACGCTCGGCCTGCTCGACCGGCTCGTCTACGACAACCCCGAGCCGCTGATCGCCCTGGCCGTCCTCGCGGGCGCCACCTCACGCATCCGCGTCCAGACCGAGGTGCTGCTCGCCCCGCTGCGGGACACCGCCCTGCTGGCCAAACAGGCCGCCACCCTGGACCGGATGACCGACGGCCGCCTGGTCCTCGGCCTCGGCATCGGCGGCCGCGACGACGACCACCGCGTCGCCGGCACCGACCTGCGCACCCGGGGCCGGCGCCTCGACGAGCAGATGGCGACGCTGTCCCGCCTGTGGTGCGGCGAGCCGTACGGCGTCGGCGTCGGCCCGATCGGTCCGGCGCCCGCTCGGCCCGGCGGCCCGGAAGTGCTGTTCGGCGGTTTCAAGCCCGCCGCCCTCGAACGCGTCGCACGCTGGGGCGACGGCTTCCTCGCGGCCGCGGCGCCCTCCTGGGCGGGCGGCCTGTTCGACACCGTCCGTGGGTTCTGGAAGGAGTACGGCCGCGACGGCGAGCCCCGCCTCGTGGCTCAGGTGAACGTCGCGCTCGGTCCGCAGGACGTGCTCGACGACGCGCGCGCCCGCATGCACGCGTACTACGGCTTCACTGGCATGGCCGACCGCATGGTCGAGGGCCTGCTCACCACCCCGGCCGAGATCCGCGCCGCGATCAGCGCCTTCGCCGACCTGGGCGCCGACGAGGTCATGCTCTACTGCTACGGCCTCGACCCGGACCAGGTCGACCGCCTGGCCGACGTGCTGTAACGCCCAGCCCTGAGCGCTGCCTGGAGGCCACGTGATCCTGCTGATCCTGCTGTTCGTCGTGGTCGCGGTGATCGGCGCCGTCGGGCTCTGCGGATACGGCGGCCGCACCCTGGCCGACCACGGCCTGCGGCGCGCGAGCGCTCCCGCCGTACTGCGCGGCGTCGCCGCCCTCGCGGGTGCGGGCGGCTGCGCCCTGTACGCGTGGGGGCTGCTCGCCGTCTGCGGCGCGGTCATGGTGGCGGAGGACGGCGGCACCGACTCGGCGCCGCCCCGGTCCTGTCGTACGGCGGGCTGGTGGGAGCGGCACCAGCAGGGAATCGAGATCGTCGACTACAAGGTCACGTACGTCCCCCTCGGGTTCGTCTGCGAGACGAGCGACGGCGGGAGTTACGACAACGGTGACGTGCCCGGGTACGTCAACCCGGCCGCCCTGGGTCTCGCCCTCACCGCCGCCGGGGGCGCGATCGGCTCGGGGTACGCCTCGGAGCTGCGGGCCCGGGCCGAGATGCGGAAGAGCGAGGCCGGTTAGCCTCGGTTCTCCAAGGCTCGGCAGAAGCGGTCGGCCGAACTGGTCGGCCGAACTGGTCGGCAGAAGCGGTCGACAGCGGCGGTCGGCAGAAGTGGTTGGAGGCAGCATGGCGAAGGTTCCCAGCGCGGTGGTCGCCGCGGGCGGACTCGTCGGTGGGTACGGCGTGGCCCGCTGGACCAGGAAGCGGCAGCTCGGCGGGGCCGTACTGGCCGTCGCGGGGGCCGCGGCCGCGCAGCAGTGGCGGCAGCAGGCGGGCGGGAAGGCCGCGGGGGCGCTGACCGCCGCGTATGTCGCCGCCTTCGCCGGGTCGCATCCGCTGGCCAAGAAGGTGGGCGCCTGGCCCGCCGTCTTCGGGGTGGCGGGGGCGGTGGCCCTCGCGTCCTGGGCGGTGGCGGACCGGCGCCCTCGCCGCTAGGGCCGGTGGCTCAGCACATTCACCACCCGCCCGTTCGGATCCCGTACGAAGAACCGCCGTACGCCCCACTCCTCCTCCCGAAGCTCCCGTACGACCTCCGCGCCCGACGCCACCACCTGCGCGTACACGGCGTCGACGTCCTCGACCTCCACGCTCAGGTCGGGGACGACGGGGGCGGTGCGTTCCTCGGTGAAGAAGCTGATCTGGGCGGTGGGGTTGGCCGGGGACGCCATCGTCATCACCCAGCCCAGGTGCATCACCTCCTCGAAGCCGAGCAGGCCGTAGAAGTCCCGGCTCGTGTGCATCGCTGTCTCGGAACCGACGTGGACGTCGGGGACGATCCTGCGGATGGTCATCGACAAGGCTCCTGATCTGCGTCCGGAGTTTTTGTTATCCCCCGCAGTCTCCCCCCGTCTCCTCACCGTCCCCAGCCGCAGGCACGCGAGGAATGACGACGTGACACGACAGATCAGCCGCCGGAGCATGCTCAAGGCCGCGGGCGCGGCAGCCGGAGCCGTCGGTATCGGTGCGGCCGTGCTGCCCACCCCTGCCGTGGCGGCCGGCGCCTACGCGCACCCCGGCCTCCTGCACACCGGCGCCGACCTCGGCCGTATGGCCGCCAAGGTGAAGGCCGGCGCCGCCCCCTACACGGCCGGGTTCGCCAAGCTGACCGCCAACCGGCACGCGCAGAGCGGCTGGGCGGCCAACCCGCAGGAGATCGTGTACCGGGGTGCGGGCTCGCCGCAGAACTACCGCACCCTCTACAACGACATCCACGCCGCCTACCAGAACGCCCTGCGCCACCACGTCAGCGGTGACAGCGCGCACGCCGACACCGCCGTCGCGATCCTCAACGCCTGGTCGGCCAAGCTGACCAGCCTGCAGGGCAGCGCGGACCGCTTCCTGGCCGCCGGTCTGTACGGCTACCAGATCGCCAACGCCGCCGAACTCGTCCGCGACCACCCCGACTTCGAGCTCGGCCGGTTCCAGGAGATGCTGAGCACCGTCTTCGCGCCGCCCAGTGACAGCTTCCTGGCGGAGCACAACGGCGCCGTCGTCAGCAACTACTGGACCAACTGGGACCTCGCCGCCATGTGCTGCGTCCTGGCCAGCGGCATCTTCTGCGACGACAAGGCCCAGGTCGCCCGCGCCGTGGAGTACTTCAAGCACGGCGAGGGCCTCGGCTCCATCAAGAACGCCATCCCCGTCGTGCACGACGACGGGCTCGCCGAGTGGCTGGAGTCCGGCCGCGACCAGGGGCACGCCCTGCTCGGCGTCGGCCTGATGGGCACCTTCTGCGAGATGGCCTGGAACCAGGGCATCGACCTGTACGGCTACGACGACAGCCGCTTCCTCAAGGGCGCCCAGTACGTCGCCAAGTGGGCCCTGGGCGGGGAGGTGCCGTTCACCGCGAACACCCGCAGGAAGGGCGCGATCAACGGCTGGTCGGGGTCGGAGACCGTGACCCAGGCCGCGCCCGTGGACCCGGCGATGACCCGCCCGATCTGGGCGATGATCGCCAACCACTACACCAAGCGCCGGGGCCTGTCGGCCACGTATCTCACGCAGATCGCCGCGAAGTCCGCGCCGGAGGGCGGCGGCGGGGACTACGGCCCCAACAGCGGCGGCTACGACCAACTGGGCTTCGGCACGCTGGCGTTCACGCGGGACAAGGCCACGGGGACGGGCACGGGCGGTTCGTCCGGTCCGGCGGCGTCGGCGTCGGCGTCCGCTGCTGCCGGTTCGGGGTCGGGCTCGGGGTCGGACCCCCGGCCTCAGACGGGCGGGTCCACGGCGTCGCCCTCCGCGTCCGCCGCCTCCTCCTCCGCCGGTGACCTCGCCGCCACCGGCTCGAACGACATCGTCGGCTGGACCGCCGCCACGGGCATCACCGCCCTCGCCGGCGGCCTGCTCCTGCTGCGCCGCCGCGATCGGGCCCGGCGCGAGTCGCAGTAAGGGCCGGGCGAGAGTCTCCGGTCCCGGCTCTTGACCGGGGGAGAGCCGGGACCGGTCCGCGTCCGGTCCCCCTACGCCCGCGCTACGCCCCCAGCGCCCGCGACACCGTGTAGATCAGCAACCCGGCCAACGACCCCACGACCGTGCCGTTGATGCGGATGAACTGCAGGTCGCGGCCGATGTGTGCCTCGATCTTCTTCGTCGTGTGCTCGGCGTCCCAGCTCGCCACGGTGTCCGTGATCAGGGACGTGATCTCGTTGCGGTAGGTGGTGACGACGTACACCGCCGCGCCCTCGACCCAGCTGTCGACCTTGGCCTGGAGCCGCGGTTCGTCTGCCATCCGCGCACCCAGCGACAGCAGCGAGGCACGCACGCGCAGGCGCAGCTCACTGCGTTCGTCCTCGGCCGCCGAGACGATCATCGATCGTACGGCGGTCCACGCGGACGCGATCAGGTCCTGGACCTCGCCGCGCCCGAGCACCTCGCCCTTGAGCCGCTCGACACGCGCGCGCGTGTCCGTGTCGGACTGCAGGTCGGAGGCGAAGTCGGTGAGGAAGCGGTCGAGGGCGCCGCGGGCCGGGTGGGAGGGCATGTCGCGCATCTCGGTGACGAAGCGGAGCAGCTCCTTGTAGACGCGCTCGCCGACCCTGCGGTCGACGAACTTCGGGGTCCAGCCGGGGGCGCCGCCCTGGACCGCGTCCATGATCTCGTCGTCGTGCAGGATCAGCCAGTTCTGGGCCCGCGCGACGATCAGGTCGACGGCCCGCTTGTGGCCGCCGTCCGCGACGATCTTCTGCAGCATCTTCCCTATGCCGGGCGCGATGTCCTTCGCGTCGGCACGACGGGTGATCGCCTCTCCCACCACCGCCTGGACGTCCGAGTCGCGCATGACCGTCAGGGCACCTCTCAGTGCCGCCGACAGCTCCGCCGTCACCCGGTCCGCGTGCTCGGGCTCGGCCAGCCATCCGCCCAGCCGGTTGCCGATGCCGACGGCGCGCAGGCGCTGTCGTACGACGTCCTCGGAGAGGAAGTTCTCCCCGACGAACTCGCCCAGCGAGACGCCCAGCTGGTCCTTCTTGTTGGGGATGATCGCGGTGTGCGGGATGGGGATGCCCAGCGGGTGACGGAACAGGGCCGTGACCGCGAACCAGTCCGCGAGCGCGCCGACCATGCCGGCCTCGGCGGCCGCGGCGACATAGTTCGCCCAGTCCCCCGCACCCGCGTTCGAGGCCCACTTGGCGAGGACGTACACCAGCGCCACGAGCAGCAGCATCCCGGTCGCGGTGATCTTCATCCGCCGTACGCCGCGCTGTTTCTCCTCGTCGGCGGCGGTGAACGTCGTCATCGCACGTACGGCCGATACGGGGACGCGCCGGTTATCGGCGGCATCCGACCGGGCATGCTCCCCTACGTCACGTGTTCCCGTTACATCCGGATTCGTACGTTCCATCCGCTCCACCCGTCCAGTGATCCCCCGCACACATTGTCCCTTCCTGACCGACTCCTGGAACGAATCAAGAGTTCCCGGCGTCTGTCCGGTGGGGGGAGGTCGATGGCGAACTCCGGATGAACTCCGGCGGCCCAACGGGGGGGTCCGTGCAACTCCCCTCTGCCTCATGACGCATCATGAGGTGATCACATCGGAGCCTCGGGCTCCCATCCGCCCGAGGAGACACGCACCGCATGACCAGGCGTAACGCTGGGGGTGTGGGGGTGCCCCCCACAAAGCACAGCGCCTTGCTCGCCGCGATGATCGCCCTGATCGTCACGCTGTCCACCGCCATATACATCGGATTCGCCTCCGACGAGGGCAGCGCCACCGGCAAGAGCGCCCTCGCCCAGGAAGGCGCCGCGCGGGGCCCCGCCGCCCCCGCCTCCACCGGCATCTGGGTCGGCGCCTGGTCCGCCTCCCCGGTCGGCGCCGAGCCGGGCACCGAGGTCGCGGGCCTGGCAGGCAGTTCGGTGCGCAACGTCGTGCACACGAGTGTCGGCGGCAAGAGTGCCCGGATCACGCTGTCCAACCTCTACGGCCAGTCGGCGCTGACGATCACGCACGCGTCGATCGCCGTCGCCGCCGGCAGCCAGACCGCGGCGGCCGTCGCGGACACCATGCGCAGGCTGACCTTCGCCGGCAACCCCACGGTCGTCATCCCGCCGGGGCAGCAGGTGCTGAGCGACGCCGTACGCCTCGCGATCGCCGCGGACGCCGACATCCTGGTCACCACCTACTCCCCCACCCAGTCCGGTCCGGTCACCTTCCACCCCCACGCACGCCAGACCAGTTACGTCGCCCAGGGCGACCTCACCGAGGACGCGACCGGAGTGGCGTACACCGGGCGGGTCGAGGCCTGGCGGTACCTGACCGCGCTGGACGTCCTCAGCAACGAGTCCGACGGCACCGTCGTGGTCTTCGGCGACTCGCTGACCGACGGCATCACGTCCACCGAGAACGCCAACCGCCGCTGGACGGACGTCCTCTCCCGCCGGCTGCGCACGGCGATCGCGGCCGGCGAGAACGTGCCGCGCTACAGCGTCGTCAACCAGGGCATCAGCGGCAACCAGATCCTCGCCAGCGGCGCCGGGCGCCCCGCGGACAACCAGGCCGGCATCGGCCGGTACCACCGCGACGTCCTCTCCCGTACGAACGTCAAGGTCGTGGTCATCGACCTCGGCGTCAACGACATCCTGCGCAACCCGAACCTCGCCGACCCCAACCGCGTCCTCGACGGCCTGCGCACCCTGGTCCGCCAGGCCCACGCCCGCGGCCTGAAGGTCATCGGCGCGACCCTGATGCCCTTCCAGGGCCACCGCGGCTACACGGACGCCCGCGAGAACGTACGCCAGCAGATCAACGCCGAGATCCGCGCGGGCCGGGTCTTCGACGCGGTGGCCGACTTCGACCAGGCCGTACGGGACCCGTACAACCCCCGTAAGTTCCGCCCCGACTACGACTCGGGCGACCACCTCCACCCGAGTGACAAGGGCTACGAGCGGATGGCGGAAACCTTCAACCTCCAGGACCTGAAGGGCGCGGCACCGGCGGACCTGTGACGGGCGGCTCAGCGCCGGGCGCGCCCCGCGACCGCGACCGAACGGAGCTCAGTCCTCGTCCCGCTCCCGCGCCCGCTCCCGGCGCCTCCCGCGGTCACCGTGCGCATGCCGCCCCATGTCCCGGTGTTCCTCCAGCATCTCGCGGTGCGCCTCGTGCTGCCCGTCCCGGATCGACTCCCGCAGCTCCCGCTGCTGTTCCCGTCGCGCCAGCTTCTCCCGCCGGCGTTCCTCGCGGAGTTCCTGGCGCTGTTCCCGCGTGCGCTTGCGCTCGACCCCGACACCGCCCCAGAAGGCGAACCCGGTCACGATCACGCGCGGCGCGCCCGGATCCCCCGGCACGCCCTCCTCACGGTGGTCGAAGCCCCCCATGATCCCGATTCCGCGCACCTCGACCTGGACCCCCGGCGGCACGATCACCTGCATCCCGCCCATGATCGCGACGCAGTTGATCTCGATCTCCCGGTCCGCGAAGTTCGCCTCCCGCAGATCGATCTCCCCGCCGCCCCAGAAGGCGAAGCAGTTGAACCGCTTCGGCGCCGTCCACCGCCCCCTGCGCTGGAACCCGGACATCACGGCGACACCCCACGCCGACGACCCCTCACCGCCGACGATCCGATCCGCCCAACTCCCGTCCGGGAGCCCGTCCTTCTTGACCATGTCGATCTTCGGGACGGCCACCGCGCCGACGGGCAGATCCCGGGTGATCGGCGCCAGCTCCCCGTACGTACGCGCCTGGTACGTGGCGTCCAGACGTTCCCCGAACTCCTCCATGTCGAGCCGCCCCTCCGCGAGGGCGTCCCGCAGGATCTCGGTGACTCGTTCACGATCGGCGTCTGAGGCACGCAACTCCGGGGCATCGTCGCTCATGTTCAGCAGCCTACGAGCAACCCCGCCCCGGGGGCTACGAGACCGCCTTGCCCGCGTTCCTCGCGTGCGCCGCCTTCTCGGCCTGCTCGGGCGGGGGTTTGGGGGTGTCCCCCAATGTATGCAGCATCTTCGCGATCACGGCCTCGATGTCCGGCTCCCGCACCGACAGGTCCACCAGCGGATACTCCGCCGCGATCCGCGCCACCAGCACCGCCGCCGACTCGGCCGCAGGGAACGCCAGCCACTGCCGGGGCCCCTCGACCTTCACCACGCGCGCGGGCGCCGCCTCGATCGGGGGCAGCTCGCGCTCCAGGTCGACGACCAGGGTGCGCTCGCTCTCCCCCACCTCGTGCAGGCCGGCGAGCGGACCGTCGTACATCAACCGCCCGTGGTCGATGACCATCACCCGCGAGCACAACTGCTCGATGTCCTGCAGGTCGTGCGTGGTCAGCAGCACCGTCGTGCCGCGCTCGGCGTTCAGCTCCCGCAGAAACTCCCGGACCTTCGCCTTGGAGATGACGTCGAGCCCGATCGTCGGCTCGTCCAGGTACAGCACCTCGGGGTCGTGCAGCAGCGCCGCCGCGATGTCGCCGCGCATCCGCTGGCCGAGGGAGAGCTGACGTACCGGGACGTCCAACAGCTCGCCCAGGTCGAGGAGTTCGACCAGGCGGTCGAGGTTCTCGCGGTAACGGGCGTCCGGGATGCGGTACATGCGGTGCATCAGCTTGTACGAGTCGATCAGCGGCAGGTCCCACCACAGGGTGGTGCGCTGGCCGAACACCACCCCGATGCGGTGCGCGAG of the Streptomyces sp. T12 genome contains:
- a CDS encoding ATP-binding cassette domain-containing protein; translated protein: MDDTFIELDGVEKVFDVRKKTGFLKRERRQVRAVDSISFSVARGEMVGYIGPNGAGKSTTIKMLTGILTPSGGRLRVAGIDPSRERTRLAHRIGVVFGQRTTLWWDLPLIDSYKLMHRMYRIPDARYRENLDRLVELLDLGELLDVPVRQLSLGQRMRGDIAAALLHDPEVLYLDEPTIGLDVISKAKVREFLRELNAERGTTVLLTTHDLQDIEQLCSRVMVIDHGRLMYDGPLAGLHEVGESERTLVVDLERELPPIEAAPARVVKVEGPRQWLAFPAAESAAVLVARIAAEYPLVDLSVREPDIEAVIAKMLHTLGDTPKPPPEQAEKAAHARNAGKAVS
- a CDS encoding SGNH/GDSL hydrolase family protein; its protein translation is MTRRNAGGVGVPPTKHSALLAAMIALIVTLSTAIYIGFASDEGSATGKSALAQEGAARGPAAPASTGIWVGAWSASPVGAEPGTEVAGLAGSSVRNVVHTSVGGKSARITLSNLYGQSALTITHASIAVAAGSQTAAAVADTMRRLTFAGNPTVVIPPGQQVLSDAVRLAIAADADILVTTYSPTQSGPVTFHPHARQTSYVAQGDLTEDATGVAYTGRVEAWRYLTALDVLSNESDGTVVVFGDSLTDGITSTENANRRWTDVLSRRLRTAIAAGENVPRYSVVNQGISGNQILASGAGRPADNQAGIGRYHRDVLSRTNVKVVVIDLGVNDILRNPNLADPNRVLDGLRTLVRQAHARGLKVIGATLMPFQGHRGYTDARENVRQQINAEIRAGRVFDAVADFDQAVRDPYNPRKFRPDYDSGDHLHPSDKGYERMAETFNLQDLKGAAPADL
- a CDS encoding bifunctional 2-polyprenyl-6-hydroxyphenol methylase/3-demethylubiquinol 3-O-methyltransferase UbiG — its product is MTTAAARPIARPEGRPVDRAFQTVDQAVDHYDRFLAEHYTWMLGGDLDALAAVQRVSLSGWGVTPDSASCPAAGSLAVDLGCGPGHASLALAGLGFDSVLAVDLSRPLLSELAAHAAQVPAVRAVRADVRTALRELVRPGSAGAVVCLGDTLTHLPTRGDVAALFADVAAALAPGGTAVFAYRDLTVPLTGTDRFLPVRATEDRIMTCFLEYPDDYDDYTVVVHDLIHTRDTPDSDWTLTARSYRKLRLSHTWVVEQLGTAGLRVRHEESGPGGMRTVVLERGT
- a CDS encoding LLM class flavin-dependent oxidoreductase, whose translation is MNVGIGLPIGDPITLLTWARRADAGPFSTLGLLDRLVYDNPEPLIALAVLAGATSRIRVQTEVLLAPLRDTALLAKQAATLDRMTDGRLVLGLGIGGRDDDHRVAGTDLRTRGRRLDEQMATLSRLWCGEPYGVGVGPIGPAPARPGGPEVLFGGFKPAALERVARWGDGFLAAAAPSWAGGLFDTVRGFWKEYGRDGEPRLVAQVNVALGPQDVLDDARARMHAYYGFTGMADRMVEGLLTTPAEIRAAISAFADLGADEVMLYCYGLDPDQVDRLADVL
- a CDS encoding Lrp/AsnC family transcriptional regulator, with protein sequence MDDTDSAILTHLQRDARLTNRELARRVGIAPSTCLERVRALRARGVITGYHAAVQPRLLGRSLQALVFARLRPLSREVIYDFESYLTQLPEVVSVFVVSGDDDFLVHVAVPDIEHLHAFLMDRFSARREVVNFRSSVIYRQTGTRVLTPIETH
- a CDS encoding alginate lyase family protein — protein: MLKAAGAAAGAVGIGAAVLPTPAVAAGAYAHPGLLHTGADLGRMAAKVKAGAAPYTAGFAKLTANRHAQSGWAANPQEIVYRGAGSPQNYRTLYNDIHAAYQNALRHHVSGDSAHADTAVAILNAWSAKLTSLQGSADRFLAAGLYGYQIANAAELVRDHPDFELGRFQEMLSTVFAPPSDSFLAEHNGAVVSNYWTNWDLAAMCCVLASGIFCDDKAQVARAVEYFKHGEGLGSIKNAIPVVHDDGLAEWLESGRDQGHALLGVGLMGTFCEMAWNQGIDLYGYDDSRFLKGAQYVAKWALGGEVPFTANTRRKGAINGWSGSETVTQAAPVDPAMTRPIWAMIANHYTKRRGLSATYLTQIAAKSAPEGGGGDYGPNSGGYDQLGFGTLAFTRDKATGTGTGGSSGPAASASASAAAGSGSGSGSDPRPQTGGSTASPSASAASSSAGDLAATGSNDIVGWTAATGITALAGGLLLLRRRDRARRESQ
- a CDS encoding VOC family protein, with translation MTIRRIVPDVHVGSETAMHTSRDFYGLLGFEEVMHLGWVMTMASPANPTAQISFFTEERTAPVVPDLSVEVEDVDAVYAQVVASGAEVVRELREEEWGVRRFFVRDPNGRVVNVLSHRP
- a CDS encoding DUF1707 domain-containing protein, with translation MSDDAPELRASDADRERVTEILRDALAEGRLDMEEFGERLDATYQARTYGELAPITRDLPVGAVAVPKIDMVKKDGLPDGSWADRIVGGEGSSAWGVAVMSGFQRRGRWTAPKRFNCFAFWGGGEIDLREANFADREIEINCVAIMGGMQVIVPPGVQVEVRGIGIMGGFDHREEGVPGDPGAPRVIVTGFAFWGGVGVERKRTREQRQELREERRREKLARREQQRELRESIRDGQHEAHREMLEEHRDMGRHAHGDRGRRRERARERDED
- a CDS encoding DUF445 domain-containing protein, whose amino-acid sequence is MERTNPDVTGTRDVGEHARSDAADNRRVPVSAVRAMTTFTAADEEKQRGVRRMKITATGMLLLVALVYVLAKWASNAGAGDWANYVAAAAEAGMVGALADWFAVTALFRHPLGIPIPHTAIIPNKKDQLGVSLGEFVGENFLSEDVVRQRLRAVGIGNRLGGWLAEPEHADRVTAELSAALRGALTVMRDSDVQAVVGEAITRRADAKDIAPGIGKMLQKIVADGGHKRAVDLIVARAQNWLILHDDEIMDAVQGGAPGWTPKFVDRRVGERVYKELLRFVTEMRDMPSHPARGALDRFLTDFASDLQSDTDTRARVERLKGEVLGRGEVQDLIASAWTAVRSMIVSAAEDERSELRLRVRASLLSLGARMADEPRLQAKVDSWVEGAAVYVVTTYRNEITSLITDTVASWDAEHTTKKIEAHIGRDLQFIRINGTVVGSLAGLLIYTVSRALGA